The following are encoded together in the Argopecten irradians isolate NY chromosome 5, Ai_NY, whole genome shotgun sequence genome:
- the LOC138322659 gene encoding galactoside alpha-(1,2)-fucosyltransferase 2-like translates to MNMRIGRRNYKLCMRWFAFICSTLVCLLGILVLFPATIKDSNQKFRKILREFTSETKISAELLAFVKRNTSWKNTSAHGANMSAFYSNMMPTLGPPSDIRPNMSAKYSLCVLLMGRLGNQMFQFAAMYGLAAKKGMSVAIDETNQLTNVFKLGVKRKKNYRNICKTYVPRRARFGCGYDKRMATFPANNNYRVGAYLQSWMYFYNASKSLRKQFVFKDDITESKNKVIHSVLRKHNFTSRSNVTLIGVHIRRGDLVDHKFGYQVASESYINKSVHYFLAKQLKNVIFLICSNGMAWTKENMPKGIRSEYIEGNSPAVDMAILGSCDHLISSVGSFSWWSAWLTGGEVTFYQWPAKDGSRLRNAFSKDYKDFFYPGWVGLT, encoded by the exons ATGAATATGAGAATCGGACGGAGAAACTACAAGTTATGTATGAGGT GGTTTGCCTTTATTTGTAGCACCTTAGTTTGTTTACTTGGCATCCTTGTATTATTTCCGGCTACAATAAAGGACAGTAACCAgaaatttagaaaaatattacgaGAATTTACATCGGAAACCAAGATATCGGCAGAATTACTAGCGTTCGTAAAGAGAAATACAAGTTGGAAAAACACTTCAGCACATGGAGCCAATATGTCGGCCTTCTATAGCAACATGATGCCAACGCTTGGACCTCCATCTGACATCAGACCGAATATGTCCGCTAAGTATAGTCTGTGCGTCCTGCTAATGGGACGTCTTGGAAACCAAATGTTTCAGTTCGCAGCTATGTATGGACTAGCGGCCAAAAAAGGAATGTCCGTAGCTATTGATGAAACTAACCAGTTAACGAATGTGTTTAAACTAGGTGTTAAGCGGAAGAAAAACTACAGGAATATTTGTAAAACGTATGTTCCAAGGAGAGCAAGATTTGGCTGTGGATATGATAAAAGGATGGCGACTTTTCCAGCTAATAATAACTATAGAGTAGGAGCATACCTACAGTCATGGATGTACTTCTACAACGCCTCGAAATCTCTCCGCAAGCAGTTCGTCTTCAAAGACGATATTACAGAATCTAAAAACAAGGTGATTCATTCAGTCTtgagaaaacataattttacatcACGTTCCAATGTGACGCTGATAGGAGTCCATATTAGGAGAGGGGATTTAGTTGATCATAAGTTTGGATATCAGGTTGCAAGTGAGAGCTATATAAATAAATCTGTCCACTACTTTTTGGCTAAACAACTTAAAAACGTGATATTTCTGATTTGTTCTAATGGCATGGCCTGGACAAAAGAAAACATGCCGAAAGGAATCCGTTCAGAATATATAGAGGGAAATTCACCTGCGGTAGACATGGCTATTTTAGGGTCATGCGACCACCTAATTAGCAGTGTTGGTTCGTTTAGTTGGTGGTCAGCGTGGTTGACCGGTGGAGAAGTCACTTTCTATCAATGGCCAGCTAAGGATGGTTCACGATTACGGAATGCGTTCAGCAAAGATTACAAAGATTTTTTCTATCCTGGATGGGTTGGACTAACCTAG
- the LOC138322658 gene encoding galactoside alpha-(1,2)-fucosyltransferase 2-like, with product MKMRFMWTNNRSCMTLMRWFVYSVVGGSLTCFLGVFLLFPATIKVSYGKYSLNLRVYTADTTDTLSTASDALIYVKSSLGTTHSNTVSSNSPIQSVNVTKNTTPIQRVNVTRNITSIQRVVTKNIASIQSVNVTQNITSTQRVNVTKNTTPIQRVNVTRNMLTVQTSTATTFYLDVMPTLASPSDIAPKKTANYSVCVVLMGGLGNQMFQFAAMYGLAAKKGMCIVIGGPNELTKVFKLDVKLKENYRNVCKTFVGRGESLNCGYDKRMASFPANNNYRVGAYLQSWMYFYNASKSLRKQFVFKDDITESKNKVIHSVLRKHNFTSRSNVTLIGVHIRRGDLVDHKFGYQVASESYINKSVHYFLAKQLKNVIFLICSNGMAWTKENMPKGIRSEYIEGNSPAVDMAILGSCDHMISSVGTFSWWSAWLTGGEVTFYQWPAKEGSNLRKQFSKDYIDYFHPGWTGFS from the exons ATGAAGATGAGGTTCATGTGGACAAACAACAGGTCTTGTATGACTTTGATGAGAT GGTTTGTGTACTCAGTGGTCGGTGGAAGTTTGACCTGTTTCCTTGGTGTTTTCCTCTTATTTCCGGCAACAATTAAAGTCAGTTATGGGAAATACAGTTTGAACTTACGGGTATATACTGCAGACACTACAGATACTTTGTCTACTGCGTCTGACGCCCTGATATACGTAAAGTCATCACTCGGTACAACGCACAGCAACACAGTGTCTTCAAACTCTCCCATACAAAGCGTTAATGTGACTAAAAATACCACTCCTATACAAAGAGTTAATGTGACTAGGAATATCACTTCGATACAAAGAGTTGTGACTAAGAATATCGCTTCGATACAAAGTGTTAATGTGACTCAGAATATCACTTCGACACAAAGAGTTAATGTGACAAAAAATACCACTCCTATACAAAGAGTTAATGTGACTAGGAATATGCTTACAGTTCAGACAAGCACTGCGACCACTTTTTATCTCGACGTCATGCCAACGCTCGCATCTCCATCTGATATCGCTCCAAAGAAAACCGCTAATTATAGTGTATGCGTAGTGTTGATGGGAGGTCTTGGAAACCAAATGTTTCAGTTTGCAGCTATGTATGGACTAGCTGCCAAGAAAGGAATGTGTATAGTCATTGGTGGACCTAACGAGCTGACAAAAGTTTTCAAACTAGATGTTAAATTGAAGGAAAACTACCgaaatgtttgtaaaacatTTGTTGGAAGAGGAGAAAGTCTGAATTGTGGATATGATAAAAGGATGGCGTCTTTTCCAGCTAATAATAACTATAGAGTAGGAGCATACCTACAGTCATGGATGTACTTCTACAACGCCTCGAAATCTCTCCGCAAGCAGTTCGTCTTCAAAGACGATATTACAGAATCTAAAAACAAGGTGATTCATTCAGTCTtgagaaaacataattttacatcACGTTCCAATGTGACGCTGATAGGAGTCCATATTAGGAGAGGGGATTTAGTTGATCATAAGTTTGGATATCAGGTTGCAAGTGAGAGCTATATAAATAAATCTGTCCACTACTTTTTGGCCAAACAACTTAAAAACGTGATATTTCTGATTTGTTCTAATGGCATGGCCTGGACAAAAGAAAACATGCCGAAAGGAATCCGTTCAGAATATATAGAGGGAAATTCACCTGCGGTAGACATGGCTATTTTAGGGTCATGTGACCACATGATCAGTAGTGTAGGTACATTTAGTTGGTGGTCAGCGTGGCTGACCGGTGGAGAAGTCACTTTCTATCAATGGCCAGCCAAAGAAGGATCAAACTTAAGGAAACAATTCAGCAAAGATTATATAGACTATTTCCACCCTGGATGGACTGGGTTTTCATAG